The following proteins are encoded in a genomic region of Hirundo rustica isolate bHirRus1 chromosome 3, bHirRus1.pri.v3, whole genome shotgun sequence:
- the LOC120751197 gene encoding potassium channel subfamily K member 17-like yields MVAARRRRWGVPVLLAAYVGYLGLGAAVLQALERPAEVRAAQNLLREHWELLANHTCLQGPALQRLIEGIIQAYKSGITLQGNTTSLGRWDFSGSFFFSISAITTIGYGNLSPSTAVGRIFCIVFALFGIPLNLILLNEIGQLMLLGVQHCACRLEEVFHWQNKASFLMKTCALVTGLLFFLLLPPLLFSDKEGWSYEEGFYYSFITLSTIGFGDYVIGMNPDRTYPSWYKNVISLWILFGMAWLALVIKFCITILESSSDFCQCNKKNTEMAEDLMDDNKNGMSGLQNVEICSDRDKNESAS; encoded by the exons atggtggcggcgcggcggcggcgctgggggGTGCCGGTGCTGCTGGCGGCGTACGTGGGCTACCTGGGGCTGGGCGCCGCCGTGCTGCAGGCGCTGGAGCGGCCGGCCGAGGTGCGGGCGGCCCAGAACCTCCTccgggagcactgggagctgctggccaaCCACACCTGCCTGCAGGGGCCCGCCCTGCAGCGGCTCATCGAG GGTATCATCCAAGCCTACAAGAGTGGCATAACCCTCCAGGGAAACACCACTAGCCTGGGCAGGTGGGACTTCAGTGggtctttcttcttctccatcTCTGCAATAACAACCATTG GCTATGGGAACCTgagccccagcactgcagttGGTCGAATCTTCTGCATCGTGTTTGCACTTTTTGGGATCCCCTTGAACCTCATACTCCTGAATGAAATTGGGCAGCTGATGCTGCTTGGGGTTCAGCACTGTGCCTGTCGCCTAGAGGAGGTGTTTCACTGGCAG AATAAAGCTTCCTTCCTGATGAAGACCTGTGCACTGGTAACTGGCttgttatttttcctcctgctaCCTCCCTTGTTGTTCTCTGACAAAGAAGGCTGGTCTTATGAAGAAGGCTTCTACTATTCCTTCATTACCCTCAGCACTATAGGGTTTGGAGACTATGTGATTG GGATGAACCCAGATCGCACCTATCCAAGCTGGTACAAGAATGTAATCTCTCTGTGGATCCTCTTTGGGATGGCCTGGCTAGCACTGGTTATCAAGTTTTGCATCACCATTCTAGAGAGCTCCAGTGACTTCTGTCAATGCAACAAGAAGAACACGGAGATGGCGGAAGACTTAATGGATGATAACAAAAATGGCATGAGTGGACTTCAAAATGTGGAGATCTGCAGTGACAGAGACAAAAATGAAAGTGCCAGTTGA